The genomic stretch TGGTGTATGAATGCCGGCTTCTGCAACTGAGCAAGGTCCGTCTTCCTCTTCAGAGCATTTCTTTTCATCAGCGGCAGCAATCATGCCATCTTGCAAAATGGAAGGAGAATTGGTATGGAAACTTTTTTCTCCAACACAAGATAGCCAACTTTTCGTCTGATCCTCACTGTTTTCTGTTAAAGCTTCTTCTTTCTCATCACATTCCTTGACTGTTTCGCTCTCGTCATTTCTCTTCTTGACCAGTCTAATCTTAAGCTGTTGGGGCTTCTCTGCCTCACACTCCCATTTCCAATTCGTCTGTCGTGGCTTCTTGCTGACTTTTGTACCCGAATCCACATCCCTAGCAAGCCGATATTTGTTTCTGCGACTTCTTATAACCTGCCCTTCTTGACAAGCCCTCTGCAGATGATGCTTCAGCAAACCGGCATGCGCCCAAGGCAGATTATCGTAGTTTTTCTCGAGATACTGGGATATAGATTTCTGGGAGGAGCCTCCTTTCTCATTCAATACACCAAGAGCATTTTCTATCATCTGAGAAGCACAACGAGAAAACAAAATCTAGGCCATGATAAACTTCAACCAGATAACTAAAAAGGCGAAAACTTCGATTCGCACACCCTCCTCAGTCCTCCCTTCCCCCCATCCTCAACGGGAGACCAGCTCAATTAAAAATAGGAGGCATAATGCTACACAAAtctattaaaattttcaaacaaATTATGGACTCAAATTCCATCTCACATACACACAGAAGTATCATATACGAGATCCTGGGTCAAAAACAATGCCATCATATAAACCATCTTGACTAAGAACAGATGAATATGTGTGATTACACACTGCCAAAACGAAATCACGCACAAATCCATAAAACTGAAAAGGTAAATACCACATATTAGCACAAAATTTCACCAAATTTAAATAATGTCACAATGATTTGATACATAAGATTTCAACTTTTCATACGACAATGTGACATTGAATGAATATGGCCTCAAACATGAAATTCGCATATATAATTTGAAAAGAAACGTAACAAACAGATACGAAAGGGAAAGGATGATTACATGAGAGTAGGTTGGGTGGTCGGGGGTTCTGTAGTCGGAAATAAAGCGGTGAAGGCGATCCCGAATGAGGGTTTCGGCGGAGGGAGGTATTGGGCGAGCTTGGGCGAGTGCCAAGACGAAATTTTGCAGGTTTATCATGGGTTGGTTGGCACTGTGGACAAGGGTGAGGCGTTGCTGCATTTCTTCTTGTTGGGCAAGATTTTGGCTTCCAATTTTGGGAGGGCTTAACTGCAACGACGACAATTTCCGCCGCGCTGCGCCTTTCAGTTCTCAACCAATTTTTTCCTTAatgaatatttgacccaaataTGCCGTTCTTTAGGGCATCCCAACCATACTGGAAAACCCATTTTTTTGGCTGGAATTGAGCTCCAACAATACCCCATAACCCATCCCAAAGTTGTCcttttttgagtttttgaaCAGTACTACGCCATCTTTGGAGTAGCACTGTAGCACGACGCAAAACTTATCCAAAATTGCAATTGAGCCCTTCCTTTTTTATGATATTCGAAGAAGACAGAGAGACGAGAGATATGCAGAAACGGaaaaatggagaagaagaataTAATGAAGAAGACAACGGCTCAGTTTTCGTTAGGTTATAAATGGACTTCAAAGTTGGGCTTTTGGGCAattcaattaaatatatttattaaaattttaaagattAATTAAAGATGTTTTTAAATCTTAATTGCCCAAATAAAATGTTATCTTGAAGTGAATGGACTTAATTCAATGATCACACATGATATATTTTACTTTAAATTgaatatgttttcaatttttgacatattaatttttattgataatttattattaattattttgcaaTACATTTTATATAAGATCCATTTTAtcttatataaattattattattattattattattattatttattttgtataatttgtgatattatatatattttttattgaatgtATAATGAATGGagaatttaatatataaaaatatatcaatataaaCAATTgtagtaaattatttaattatgtttgaGAAATTATTGATAAAGTATTGTGGACTctatgtgtaatttaaataaatatgtagataagattgaaaagataaaaaaatcggtgaatatggaatattcttttgagtttgagtttggtataaatggttggagtagaaTTACTGTTTGATGTGACAGAACTACTGAAAATTttgacattattttttttataattttaaatatatcagAAATAATTACTCCCATTCATTTactaggagtaatatttaaaatgaaatactatacaaattattaaaatatgaatctcactttatgttaattttataattaaatttgtattaaTGAAATGTGCGACctgattataataaaaataagctAAGACTTATATTGccgaataaattaattaataatgataaaatgGAAGTTTTAATCATTATAATGAATAGAGGGAATATGATTTCAAAATGAAATATTGAAATTCCGTTCAAATAAACGAATATTTCTAGAAAACGTTGGCCGAATAAAAGGTTATtttcgatgatatttcttaattGTGTTGACGGCGGCTGGTGGCTCCCGGTTATTTATCACTAAGTACTAACTGAAAAGTTATTctctgaaaattaaataaaacgtATTTCTTTCACTTAATTTTATTACCTTCGATCAAAATTGTTCCCCAATTCCCCCCTTGTTTTTCATTTCTCGCTTAGCTTTCCGTAGGTTAGTTACACCACTCTTTCTCCCTACGCAATAATAAAACAACCATTTGAAACTAATAAAGTGGTTAATTTGGTACAATTATCCAACAATTAAAAATGGAATTGTAAGACCATGTTTatcagagcatctccagtgggcggatgtcccactcggacatccactagaacatcccaaaaacaccttctgccacgtcactaggacttctcatcccactgccacgtcactaggacatcccctgcacaatccgcccttcccatcgcccttcccactaggacttcccgcaataaaaaaatcacaataatgtaattacgtaaaaacagaattataattttgacacggaatacgggaaagcaaaatatgggcaaaaatacatagtcataaaacataaaaaaaaacatagttagaaaaaaaacaaaatacatagtcattcaaaaaaagaaaaatacatagtccaatatccccggctcactccgcgctgtcctcgtcgcccgtgccgcccccgtcgcccgtgccggctccgtcgtccccgccgctaatctcggcgccatcatctccaatgggtggcatccccaaatcgcgccgacatccatcgatgacatccttcaacatcctcTTGTACACcggatcggtcgtgctatgccacctatgcatggtccggaccaagctagTCGTTAATTACGCGCGGGCGAGTCGGTCGATATCTtctgggggagcaggggcctccgattggacctcgaacgacccgctgatgcttcccctagccctccgctgcgcagccttttgcccaaccgggcaaCGACGGCGGCGAgagtctgattgaggtagcggggacacttcgtcggcttctgggagctcatgcgaaccagcactgctgctgtattcaccagaagcgttgatcttcgtccgcttcgcccagcccgattcgactcccccacaaaactttggggaatccttcaccacgagaaaggcctcccactgATCGAATTGTTCGAACTTCAAGGCTCTGTCGGGGTACTGAGCAAAGGCACggttccggacatcctcctcggacataccgctgcttgcctggcggagattgttttggtagaggcccgcaaatcgactaagcttaggcctcaacccctcccactgtttccggcactgttcgggaacgcgacgcttcgccccagccggtttgtgtgtgtggtaggcttcagTGATGCGATaccacagtctgtcaatatgttggttggcaccgacatagggatcctcgactactgAAACCCAAGCCTTCGCAAGAGCGACATTTTCCCACGGGCTCCATaccgtcctctttcccgtctcatcctcatcctcctcctctgctaccgt from Salvia splendens isolate huo1 chromosome 15, SspV2, whole genome shotgun sequence encodes the following:
- the LOC121767379 gene encoding uncharacterized protein LOC121767379 isoform X1, which gives rise to MQQRLTLVHSANQPMINLQNFVLALAQARPIPPSAETLIRDRLHRFISDYRTPDHPTYSHMIENALGVLNEKGGSSQKSISQYLEKNYDNLPWAHAGLLKHHLQRACQEGQVIRSRRNKYRLARDVDSGTKVSKKPRQTNWKWECEAEKPQQLKIRLVKKRNDESETVKECDEKEEALTENSEDQTKSWLSCVGEKSFHTNSPSILQDGMIAAADEKKCSEEEDGPCSVAEAGIHTPEHRVDHEQPEPSTPERPPGLDSFGVENVHESDVVDVIKGHEESELPAVLQTEPDMMTIDSSEFALLIEQEPQEQPPLPKEEILQGKQLRRSLRTRPARPQISRDIAALLPIDCHKGHPVTVPRRQRMLLKQSPRSWPPTKATSVDKLQDSPKSRNEIMPRLLKPVKYVDDCREEEFKQTGSTHVPKPHLHKALKEQQLGRPPTRRSARLLNQT